From the genome of Fervidobacterium sp.:
ATTATTCTTTCAGTATTATTATCGTTAATATTTGCAGCAGGTGGCATCACTGTCACTGAGAAAATAAAACTTGTCATCTTACCTGGAAAAATAGGTACCGGGTGGAATATGGATGAAGTTGATTATCTACTTTCTGTTCTCGAAGAGCAAGCACTCGAGCTTGGTAGATTCCAACTTTTTCCGAGATCAGATCTTCAACAAATTATGAAAGAACGAAATATGGTAGAATTTGGTGTGTCAGAAGCTATCCAAATCGGTAAACTTGGGGGTTCAAAATATGCTTTGCTTTTAACATTAACAGAACTATCCGCTGCATGGAGTAGTAAAACAAGTACTTACGAAGCAGTTTCACGCTATACAATAAAATTGTACAATATCGAAAACGGTGAATTACTTGCATCGAAAACCATGCAATCCTTAGGAAGCTCAAAGGAAACTTCCCAAAAAGCTATAAGTAATGCCCTGAGATCAACTTCTTCTGACATTTGGGTTGAGCTGAGGAATATATTTAAACTTGAAGCATATGTTAAATCTGTTCAAGGAGATACGGTCATTCTTGCTGGTGTTGATCCAAAACTTGCAAAAACAGGCTTCATATTTCAAATTGAAACGGAAAGAGGAACCGGTTATGTAAGAGTTTCGGGGACAAATAAAGTTGAACAAACCGTCGTGACAAAATTTTTGTATGGAGAGAGACCCAACCAATACGATGTTGCGATTGAATATCCAACACTTCCAATTCACGCAGGCTTCGGTTTATCTGTATTTTCCTCTATGTTCGGAATTGGGCTGACTGCTTGGTCTGATGCAAGTGGTGACATACCATTACCAATTTATCTTGGTTTTGGAACTTTCCTATTTTCTATTTACTCTGATACCCCAGCTTATTTAAATTTTGGTGTGAATCTGAAAATTCTTGAGATGGGGCGAATAAGTGCTTCAATCAACGGTGGGTTAAGTATTCTTGGCTTGTTTGATCTGAACAATTTTGAGCCAAGTTCAATTATATACGGAGCTTTTGCTGGTGGATTGGTAACTTACGAATTTAATCCAAAATTTGGTATTTACTGTAGCACTGGGTATTCTTTGTATATTAGTGGGGCTGGACCTTCTGGTATCAGTTTTCAAATTGGTGTATACTTTTAGGTGAGTAACTTAATTTTTGAATACAGAGGTGGTTTGTTTGTTTGACTTCTTTTCTCAAAATTGGTTAATCATCGTATTAGTTTTTGCCATAATAAGTATCATGTTTATTCTAAGTATGCCGAAAGACGAATATCAATGGATCTTGGCTGATGGAGTTAGGATCCAAAGTATATCTAAGGAAGCAAAAATTGTTTATGTAAACAATGCTTTCGAGTCAAGAGTAAAAGAACTTAAGTTGAAAAATAAGTTGATAGCCTTCAGAGGTGAATCTATAGGAGGTGGTGTAGATACAATAAGAGCAAGAGATAAAGCAAAGATGAATGCATACAAAGAACTTGCAGAATATTTTAACGCTAAAATACAGACGTTCGCACAACTTGTTGAAGGACAACTCCAATCAGTCTCAACTTCAGGAAAAAATCAACAAATTAAAGATGCCGCAATAAGTGCCTACAAGAGAGTTACAGAAATGTTTTCAGAAGCTCAGGTCTCTGGTACATATATTTACGCTATTTGGGAAGAGTACGCTGGAAGTCTTGTTTACACAAATGTACTTTTAATATTTGATCCAGAAGGTGCCATTGAAGCAGCCAAGCAAAAGGTATTAGCTGATAAAGAATTGTCTAACCAAATTGAAGAACTTGGAAAAAGTGGAGTGGATTTCTTTAAAGCTTTGAACTCAATAATCGAAGAAGCGAAAAAATAAAGAAAAAAGGGATGGTTTACCATCCCTTTTTTATTTTACAAGTGGTTGAACAGGTCCAAATGCCTTAAATGGCCATATCCTAAGTATAGGACGACCTATTACAGTATGTTTTGGTACAAATCCAAAATACCTTCCATCAAGACTCTGTGGAGCATTATCACCCATGAAGAAATAAAACCCCTTAGGAATTTTGATATAAACTTGTCCATTTTCTTCCCAAACATAGTCAGAGAATTTTATACCCTTAGGTTCCAAATATCTTTTTACATAAACACTGTAATCAATTCCGTAAGTAATTGGATCAAGTCCGCCAAGTATGCTAAATACAATATTTGCCAGTTGTGAACCTTCTTTTTGTGCAAGTGAAAATAAATAAACTTTGTATTGCTCCTTGTTATTTTTTAGCTTACTCGCTTCAGCAAGATAATCCCACAATTTTGGGTATCTGAATATTCCATCAGGTTCGTAATCCACATTTTTAAGATGCTCGGGTATAACCCCATTCACAAAAAGTTTCCACTTTCCATCGACTTGTTTAAGTGTTAGCACATCTCCTTCTTTACCAACTAAACGTTTTACGTATTTCACAGAACCTTTGAACTCTTTTGGTGAAAATGCATCCATGAACTTATCGAAAGCTCTTAGCATCTGCTGAGCTCTTTCATCAGGAAACGGTGTATAAAAGACAACAATTTCTCCAATTTGTGGTTCACGTGCCGAATAGGTTATCTTTTCAACAAAAAGTCGATCCCCCACGTTTATCGTGGGGACCATTGATGGAGTAGGAACGAGCATTGTCTCAAACACATACAACCTAATTATCGTAGCAGCAACAACTGCATATATGAGTGTAATTATAGTTTCTTTTAGTATGTTCTTTCCCTTTTCCAACTTTGATGACTTTTTGCGTTTTTCATTTGGGGGCATCTTACTTTCTCTCCTTGATCTTCACCTTACCTTTTACGTTCCTAAGATAATACAATTTCGCCCTCCTCACTCTACCTCTTCTAACAACTTCTATTTTATCAATAGTAGGTGCATAAAGTGGGAATATTCTTTCAACACCGACTCCTCCAGCAGCTATTCTTCTAACTGTAAATGTTTTGCTTATACCTGAACCTCTTATGGATATAACTATACCTTCGTATGCTTGAATTCTTTCTTTATCTCCTTCTTTGACTTTAACATGTACCCTTACAGTATCCCCTGGTCTGAATTCCGGAACTTCTTTCAACTGTGTTTTTTCTATAATCCTAACAATGTGATCCATGCTCATATCTATGCCCTCCTTTGTGCTATTCTTGTACTAAAATAGCTATTTCTTAAAAACATCTTCTCCTATGAGTCTATCAAGAATTATTGCCACGGCAGCTCTCACAGAGAGATGATTAAAATCACTCTTACCCCTGACTGGTTCTAAAGAATAATCACACATCTGTTCCAATTCCTTCGGCATTCCCCATCCGGTTCCGAATAGTAATAAAACAGGTCTCGGATCAGTTAAAATAATTCTTCTACCTTCTTCGTAGGTTATCGTATTTGGCCTAACTTTTGCTGATGTGAACATAACAATAGGTCTTACCCCTTCTTCTTTTTCGATATCTTGTATTACTTCTTCTACGTAAGATTTTAACTCAACTATTGAAAGTGCATCCGATCTGTTTGGATTGTACGTCTTCCCAAATCCTTCAGTCCAATATCCAAGAACTTTCTTGACTATATCTTGTTGAGCGGGTAAATGCGTTACTACGTAATATTTTTTCACATTATAAGTTCTTGAACTTCTCGCTATGTCATGAATATCAAGATTTGTCACAGCAGTGGTGATTATTCTTCCATCTCTACCTAGAACTGGATAATGCACAAGTGCAGTATAAATCTTGTCAAGCACTTCTCATCAACTCCTTAAAAAGCAAAAGTAGCGCTTTTTTGTCCAGATCATCCATTGTGTGTTTTAAAAATAAATCTGGTCTTTTCAACATTGTCTTTTTAAGTGACTCTTTCCTACGCCACAGTTCAACTTCTTCATGATTGCCACTCAACAATACCTCAGGTACCTTCAAATTTTCAATTTGTCTTGGTCTTGTATAGTGTGGATGGTCGAGCAAGTCATTGTAAAATGAATCATTCTTAACGGACTCTTCCTCAACTACACCCGGGACAAACCGTGACAAAACATCTACTATAACCATTGCTGGTAATTCTCCACCTGTTAGTACATAATCACCTATGGAAATTTCTTCATTAACAAATTCCATAACGCGCTCATCTATTCCTTCATATCTTCCACAAATAATAACAATGTTTTCCTCCTTACAAAGTCTTTTCGCGACTTCGTTAGTCAATGTGATTCCTTGGGGTGAAGTAAGAATCACATATGGCTTACCGTAAGACTTGGTGTAAAATTCGAAAAATCTAAAAAATGGCTCGGGTTTCATAACCATTCCTGGTCCGCCGCCATATGGATAATCATCAACAACCTTATGTTTATCTACAGTGTAATCTCTGAGATTGAATATTTCAATTTCCAAAAGCTTATTTTCAACAGCCTGAGCAATGACTCCGTACTCTTTTATAACCCTAACAAACTCCGGAAAAATGGTCAGAACACTAATTTTCACTCCAACCACTCCGGCACTTTTACATAGACCTTCTTACCTTCTTTGTCAA
Proteins encoded in this window:
- a CDS encoding RNA methyltransferase, with the protein product MLDKIYTALVHYPVLGRDGRIITTAVTNLDIHDIARSSRTYNVKKYYVVTHLPAQQDIVKKVLGYWTEGFGKTYNPNRSDALSIVELKSYVEEVIQDIEKEEGVRPIVMFTSAKVRPNTITYEEGRRIILTDPRPVLLLFGTGWGMPKELEQMCDYSLEPVRGKSDFNHLSVRAAVAIILDRLIGEDVFKK
- the rplS gene encoding 50S ribosomal protein L19; the protein is MSMDHIVRIIEKTQLKEVPEFRPGDTVRVHVKVKEGDKERIQAYEGIVISIRGSGISKTFTVRRIAAGGVGVERIFPLYAPTIDKIEVVRRGRVRRAKLYYLRNVKGKVKIKERK
- the trmD gene encoding tRNA (guanosine(37)-N1)-methyltransferase TrmD, whose product is MKISVLTIFPEFVRVIKEYGVIAQAVENKLLEIEIFNLRDYTVDKHKVVDDYPYGGGPGMVMKPEPFFRFFEFYTKSYGKPYVILTSPQGITLTNEVAKRLCKEENIVIICGRYEGIDERVMEFVNEEISIGDYVLTGGELPAMVIVDVLSRFVPGVVEEESVKNDSFYNDLLDHPHYTRPRQIENLKVPEVLLSGNHEEVELWRRKESLKKTMLKRPDLFLKHTMDDLDKKALLLLFKELMRSA
- the lepB gene encoding signal peptidase I; protein product: MPPNEKRKKSSKLEKGKNILKETIITLIYAVVAATIIRLYVFETMLVPTPSMVPTINVGDRLFVEKITYSAREPQIGEIVVFYTPFPDERAQQMLRAFDKFMDAFSPKEFKGSVKYVKRLVGKEGDVLTLKQVDGKWKLFVNGVIPEHLKNVDYEPDGIFRYPKLWDYLAEASKLKNNKEQYKVYLFSLAQKEGSQLANIVFSILGGLDPITYGIDYSVYVKRYLEPKGIKFSDYVWEENGQVYIKIPKGFYFFMGDNAPQSLDGRYFGFVPKHTVIGRPILRIWPFKAFGPVQPLVK